A section of the Oryza sativa Japonica Group chromosome 1, ASM3414082v1 genome encodes:
- the LOC4327265 gene encoding uncharacterized protein, whose product MAPAPAVDAEGECGGGKSHNTLKPDGVRVAAASTTLDSSDSHGPAADVQGGGGSGERLDSSDGEGRATDVQGRSSAGESLVVKSEHACAADDPVGDGALLAPANKPTGADPLAVASSSHDIDAASADPANDEEDGDTTECSSSFGNSCCETDDEADHGGSEVDSPFSENADGVQALIRPRKKKVTAEWRSAVRPMMWRCQWLELRMKDLLSQVSKYDRELALINKGKELQQAVNMTNGSRSESAQSSKSRENSCMERRKRRRLEETVNTSLYIKKHEILSYFFDKQNKGAETDGILIDDDSSGPVGNDVKGGIHTVGLLEPKEYDMVAEQLTLQKFLLTIDGIRSQVLRLQDRLSKVRSKQENMVSLVDHAHIKVSEKRLRTQKRSFSYKKDRYSKSKKKKNLNILSKEEDKPAHAVISTLSKRAPDCQTEVTMYSSEEKSGERCQSHKKAITVDLLLPNGHMGDLCKDNDDVLIDNQAANEGYQPFENAKQPMDKSLELTEKVCETANLRVGSNSSPVEVTSTSAPFRVENASVSLEARSTPGQVVKQEPVFEKPPALKHVYSGKRRRKLKMKEGSGPVSGLTQSKEASKTPATKKKTESTSPAAKKLKIEETTAPDEGKKAVKTHSTGKKRKAGKSCSSTKNQEAENSSCAARKDISESTPSKPRIEKAVLVAVNSRRSQRVRKPKIY is encoded by the exons atggcgccggcgccggccgtggATGCGGAGGGGGAGTGTGGCGGGGGGAAGAGCCACAACACCCTCAAGCCCGACGGTGTTCGTGTAGCTGCAGCCTCTACCACCCTGGACTCCTCGGATAGCCATGGTCCAGCCGCTGATGTTCAGGGCGGGGGTGGCTCCGGCGAGAGGTTGGACTCCTCCGACGGCGAGGGACGAGCCACGGATGTTCAGGGCAGGAGCAGCGCCGGGGAGAGCCTGGTGGTGAAATCCGAGCACGCGTGCGCGGCGGATGACCCCGTGGGTGACGGTGCCCTTCTCGCCCCTGCCAACAAGCCTACTGGCGCGGACCCTTTGGCGGTAGCATCCTCCTCGCATGACATCGATGCGGCGAGTGCTGATCCCGCAAACGACGAGGAAGACGGGGACACCACGGAATGCTCGAgttcatttgggaactcttgcTGCGAGACCGATGATGAGGCTGACCATGGTGGTTCGGAAGTGGATTCTCCATTTTCGGAGAATGCTGATGGTGTTCAAGCATTGATTCGGCCTAG AAAGAAAAAGGTAACTGCTGAGTGGAGGAGTGCTGTCCGCCCAATGATGTGGAGATGTCAGTGGTTAGAGTTGCGCATGAAGGACCTTTTATCTCAAGTGTCGAAGTATGACCGAGAGCTTGCTCTAATCAACAAAGGAAAAGAATTGCAGCAGGCAGTAAACATGACAAATGGTTCTAGGTCAGAATCAGCACAGTCTTCCAAAAGCCGTGAAAATAGTTGTATGGAGAGGCGAAAGAGGAGAAGACTTGAAGAAACTGTGAATACCTCATTGTACATCAAGAAGCACGAGATATTGTCATACTTCTTTG ATAAACAGAATAAGGGTGCTGAAACAGATGGCATCTTAATTGATGACGATAGCAGTGGCCCAG TTGGCAATGATGTTAAAGGTGGGATCCATACTGTTGGGTTGCTTGAGCCCAAGGAATATGATATGGTTGCGGAGCAACTCACACTGCAGAAATTTCTTTTGACAATTGATGGTATTCGGTCCCAAGTTCTTCGGCTACAAGATCGTCTCAGTAAGGTTCGTTCAAAACAAGAAAACATGGTTTCCTTGGTGGACCATGCCCATATCAAGGTGTCTGAGAAGAGGCTAAGGACTCAAAAACGGTCATTCTCATATAAGAAAGATAGATATAGtaaatcaaagaaaaagaagaatctAAACATTTTATCGAAGGAAGAGGATAAACCAGCTCATGCAGTAATATCTACTTTGTCTAAGAGGGCACCAGATTGCCAAACAGAAGTTACAATGTACAGTAGCGAAGAAAAAAGTGGAGAGAGGTGCCAGTCACATAAGAAAGCCATCACTGTGGATTTACTCCTTCCAAATGGTCATATGGGAGATTTGTGCAAA GACAATGATGACGTCCTCATAGACAATCAAGCAGCCAATGAAGGATACCAGCCATTTGAGAACGCCAAGCAGCCGATGGATAAATCATTAGAACTAACAGAGAAGGTCTGTGAAACTGCTAATTTGAGAGTTGGAAGTAACTCTTCCCCTGTTGAAGTCACAAGCACTTCAGCTCCATTCAGAGTTGAGAACGCTTCTGTTTCCCTGGAAGCCAGGAGTACGCCTGGTCAAGTGGTGAAGCAAGAACCGGTTTTTGAAAAACCACCAGCTTTGAAGCATGTCTACTCTGGAAAGAGGAGGCGAAAACTTAAAATGAAGGAGGGTAGTGGTCCTGTATCTGGATTGACCCAGAGTAAAGAGGCCTCTAAAACACCTGCTACAAAGAAGAAAACTGAGAGCACATCCCCAGCTGCAAAAAAGCTGAAAATTGAGGAGACCACAGCCCCAGATGAAGGGAAGAAAGCTGTGAAGACTCACTCAACTGGAAAGAAGCGAAAAGCTGGAAAGTCATGCTCATCTACCAAGAATCAGGAAGCTGAGAATTCATCCTGTGCTGCAAGGAAGGATATAAGCGAAAGCACCCCCTCCAAACCGAGGATTGAAAAGGCAGTCTTGGTGGCGGTGAATAGCCGGAGAAGTCAGAGGGTCCGGAAGCCGAAAATTTACTGA